ATGTCTCAGGTTGTACTCCATGCAGGTCCCGACCAGCTCCCAGTGCTCAGGAAGGGCGTTATCCTTTCCGAGCCCTTTGTAGCTGCCGAGTGCTGTACCTGCCATGGGAGTGAAGAAGAGTGGAAGCATAAGCCCTGTGTAATCCTTGAGCGACTCCACAAGCTCTGTTGTCCTGACAACATCATCAGCGGTCTCACCTGGCAGCCCCAGGACAAGGCTCGCGACCGGCACCCAGTGTTCATCATGGAAGAGCGCATAGCAATCCCTGACGATATCTGGCCAGCGATCCGGAGATTCTGGCAGCGCCTTCCTGGGCATGTGCATCTCCAGTACACGACAGCTTCCGGTCTCTATTCCTATCCATGCTGACATGTATTTCTGATCTGTGCCAACGCCAACAACCTCAGAGACCCTGCTGAGGAGATCCATGGACTGATGCACGGTCGCCAGGCTGAGGTGTGAGACATCTATTGTGTGTGGCGAGAGCTGCTTGACGCTCCTGAAGAGCTCCAGCACCTTATCAGGATCAGGGCGCAATCCCATTGAGCCGTATGTGAAAACGTCCTCTGAGTGAAGCAGAACATCCCTCATGCCCTCCCTCATGTTCACCCTGACGTCCTCCAGAATGCTGGCTACCGGTCTGTGTCTCAGCGACCTCATCGTTGGTGAGCAGAATGCGCAGCCACGCCAGCATCCTCTTCCGATCTCGACTATGCCTGCGATCGTGGCGCCCCTGTTCACAGGGATCCTCTCCCCGGCCACAGGCGTTCCCTGTATGATCCTGGGGACATCCCTCCCATCGAGGATCGCCCTGCAAACCTCCGGAAACTCGCTCTCACCCTCGCCCAGGTAGATGTGATCGACGCCCACATCCTCATCGGCGAGCTCCCATGCGCCATTGCCACCGACGACGATCACCGGATCGTATTTTTTAACCAGGGGATGATTTATGAGCTTCAGGAAGCTGTGCCTGTTGTGCGGTGGACCTCTGTTAATGATATCCTCGATCTCGCGGACTGCTATCTTCCCCATCGGATCGTCGTGTGTTATGCCCAGGATCTCGGTATCACTGCCTATCGCCTTCTCGAGGCGATCTGGATGCGCGACCATGACCTCATCCCTGGAGAACCCCGCCTCAAGGAGGGCAGCCTCCACCTTTCGCATGCCGCACGGAGCATAAACCGCCCTGCCGTCGGGATGTGCTCTCACAGGAGGACAGAATAGAGATCTGAGCACCCAGTCGGGCATGACCGCCCTGGGCATTATTGCGGCAAACCCGAGCAGAACGCCTCCGTGATAGGAGGACATCATTGTCCTGTCGCTGGTCAGGACGATCCTCTTTCCAGACATCTCTAGAGGCATCTCCGGATGTAGAATATAACCCTGTTCGTGCCAGGAGGCAGTTGGAATCACAGGCTACAGCACGTTTAAGAGCCGCACAGATGAGAATGGCATTGATGGCTGCCGTGTATGGGATATCTTTTTATCGGAAAAGGTGCAAGCCCCAGCCGTGGAAGCAGAGAAATCGCTATCCGAGATCAACGAGCGGATACGTGACGGAAGCGTCAGGGTTGTGACCGCGGAGGAGATGCCCTCCATTGTCGAAGAGCTGGGGCCTGGTGGCGCGGTGCGCGAGGTTGATGTCGTGACCACCGGCACCTTCGGAGCGATGTGCTCCTCCGGCGTCTTCCTGAACCTCGGCCACAGCGACCCGCCTATAAAGATCTCGAGGGCCTGGCTGAACCGGGTTGAGGCATACGGTGGGGTTGCCGCGGTCGATCTCTTTCTGGGAGCGACCCAGCCATCTGAGGATAAAGGCATAGAGTACGGCGGTGCTCACGTCATAGAGGATCTCGTCTCCGGTAGAGCTGTGGATGTGATGGGCGAGGGTGTGGGCACAGACTGTTATCCCAGGTTGGAGATCGAGACGACCCTCCATCTGGAGGACCTCAACCAGGCTCTGATGGTCAATCCAAGAAACGCGTATCAGAGGTACAACGCTGCCACGAACTCCTCTGACAGGACTCTTCACACATACATGGGCACGCTGCTCCCTCGCTTCGGAAACGTCCATTACAGCGGCGCGGGTGTTCTGAATCCCATCTCCAACGATCCGGGATTCGAGTACATAGGGACTGGGGTCAGAATATTCCTCGGCGGCGCGCAGGGTTATATCGTGGGACCCGGCACACAGCACAGCCCGGAGAGCGGGTTCGCCACGCTCATGGTTGCAGGAGACCTCAAGAGGATGAGCAGCGAGTTCCTGAGGGCCGCCACGTTCACAAGGTACGGCCCGACGCTTTACGTTGGCGTTGGCGTTCCGATACCGATACTGAACGAGAGGCTCGCGCTGAGCACTGCTGTCAGGGACAGGGACATCACCGTTCCG
The genomic region above belongs to Methanothrix sp. and contains:
- a CDS encoding radical SAM protein, which translates into the protein MSGKRIVLTSDRTMMSSYHGGVLLGFAAIMPRAVMPDWVLRSLFCPPVRAHPDGRAVYAPCGMRKVEAALLEAGFSRDEVMVAHPDRLEKAIGSDTEILGITHDDPMGKIAVREIEDIINRGPPHNRHSFLKLINHPLVKKYDPVIVVGGNGAWELADEDVGVDHIYLGEGESEFPEVCRAILDGRDVPRIIQGTPVAGERIPVNRGATIAGIVEIGRGCWRGCAFCSPTMRSLRHRPVASILEDVRVNMREGMRDVLLHSEDVFTYGSMGLRPDPDKVLELFRSVKQLSPHTIDVSHLSLATVHQSMDLLSRVSEVVGVGTDQKYMSAWIGIETGSCRVLEMHMPRKALPESPDRWPDIVRDCYALFHDEHWVPVASLVLGLPGETADDVVRTTELVESLKDYTGLMLPLFFTPMAGTALGSYKGLGKDNALPEHWELVGTCMEYNLRHLRKLHSLYRERMTSNPMVHMGLRAINIAADIVLPKYMRRMKRGEPPN
- a CDS encoding homocysteine biosynthesis protein, producing MEAEKSLSEINERIRDGSVRVVTAEEMPSIVEELGPGGAVREVDVVTTGTFGAMCSSGVFLNLGHSDPPIKISRAWLNRVEAYGGVAAVDLFLGATQPSEDKGIEYGGAHVIEDLVSGRAVDVMGEGVGTDCYPRLEIETTLHLEDLNQALMVNPRNAYQRYNAATNSSDRTLHTYMGTLLPRFGNVHYSGAGVLNPISNDPGFEYIGTGVRIFLGGAQGYIVGPGTQHSPESGFATLMVAGDLKRMSSEFLRAATFTRYGPTLYVGVGVPIPILNERLALSTAVRDRDITVPIVDYGVQRRDRPVLRSVSYAELRSGFVEINGKEVPTASLSSFHMARRVAGTLKEWIERGEFLLTEQAEPLPRSGVSRPMKQTKELPYVGDVMNRDVVTVGENISVPEAARVIVGSRFDHLPVVSDEGKLMGIITTWDISKAVANGNISRVSEIMTRRVYSATPDEPIELAARTMDIHSISALPVVDKDNRVIGMITSNDLSRLFAGRRPR